A single region of the Nocardioides aurantiacus genome encodes:
- a CDS encoding ribonuclease E inhibitor RraB encodes MRSPRAVDHAATFRSKSDAASAAARLSELGFDVTARKRLFGSALEFCHVVPTDPQSAAAFTRAVVEVVEQHRGTYDGGGDSSSRRSRWRGAMHRERGRAAGATGSEASR; translated from the coding sequence ATGAGGTCCCCCCGTGCGGTCGACCACGCCGCGACGTTCCGCAGCAAGTCCGACGCGGCTTCCGCGGCGGCCCGGCTCAGTGAGCTGGGTTTTGACGTCACGGCACGTAAGCGGCTGTTCGGGTCGGCCTTGGAGTTCTGCCACGTGGTCCCAACAGACCCCCAGTCCGCTGCAGCGTTCACCCGGGCAGTCGTTGAGGTGGTTGAGCAACATCGAGGCACCTACGACGGGGGGGGGGACTCCTCATCGAGGCGTAGCCGCTGGCGCGGAGCCATGCATCGTGAACGTGGGCGGGCCGCTGGTGCGACGGGTTCCGAGGCGTCAAGATGA
- a CDS encoding RNA polymerase sigma factor: protein MEELYRRHAGELRGYLHRRGGPPGADLLADVFVIALQRIDDLPEPAMRRAWLFGTARRLLLASQRESRQRHEAEHQHARSDGPQVHNLVDDRPDKHLTVRQALESLREPDRELIRLTEWEQLGVSEAAMVLGLRPGTARVRLHRARRTLASHPALRALLASRTDNPELERDDSQQVQT from the coding sequence GTGGAGGAGCTCTACCGACGCCACGCCGGTGAGCTCCGTGGCTACCTGCACCGCCGAGGCGGCCCGCCTGGCGCCGACCTCCTCGCAGACGTGTTCGTCATCGCGCTCCAGCGGATCGACGACCTGCCCGAGCCAGCCATGAGACGGGCCTGGTTGTTCGGCACCGCCCGGCGCCTGCTCCTGGCCTCGCAGCGCGAAAGCAGGCAACGCCACGAAGCCGAACACCAACACGCCAGATCCGACGGCCCACAGGTGCACAACCTGGTCGACGACCGACCCGACAAGCACCTGACAGTCCGGCAGGCGCTCGAGTCGCTGCGCGAACCGGATCGAGAACTCATCAGGCTCACCGAGTGGGAGCAGCTCGGCGTCAGTGAGGCCGCCATGGTCCTCGGATTGCGCCCCGGCACAGCCCGGGTGCGGCTACACCGGGCACGCCGCACCCTCGCTAGCCACCCGGCTCTCCGGGCGCTGCTCGCATCACGCACCGACAACCCTGAGTTGGAACGCGACGACTCGCAACAAGTCCAGACCTGA
- a CDS encoding RNA polymerase sigma factor, translating to MTDHQDLSDAELFAASVATPRLFGAVFDRHAPEILRYLTRRVGPQDAEDLLSQTFLVALEKRASFDQGAETARPWLYGIASNVLLRRQRDEVRFLRALARVSGEPDEANFEEAAAQRVDARSESAALAAGLASLSPGDRNVLLLVVWADLSHQQISRALGIPVGTVKSRTHRARQQLRRHLEPSTRLERTPRHG from the coding sequence ATGACGGACCATCAGGACCTCAGCGACGCGGAGCTTTTCGCCGCGTCTGTGGCCACTCCGCGGCTGTTCGGGGCGGTCTTTGACAGGCACGCACCCGAGATCCTGCGCTACCTGACTCGCCGCGTTGGCCCCCAGGACGCGGAGGACCTGCTCAGTCAGACATTTCTCGTGGCGTTGGAGAAACGGGCGAGCTTTGATCAGGGCGCGGAGACGGCCCGTCCGTGGTTGTACGGAATCGCAAGCAACGTGCTCCTACGTCGTCAGCGCGACGAGGTCCGGTTCCTGCGGGCGCTTGCACGGGTGTCGGGCGAACCGGACGAAGCGAACTTCGAGGAGGCCGCCGCACAACGCGTTGACGCGCGGTCCGAGTCCGCGGCCCTGGCCGCCGGCCTGGCTTCCCTCTCGCCCGGGGATCGCAACGTGCTCCTGCTCGTGGTGTGGGCCGACCTCTCGCACCAGCAGATCTCGCGCGCTCTCGGCATCCCGGTCGGGACCGTGAAGTCCCGTACGCACCGAGCGCGTCAGCAGCTGCGGCGCCACCTAGAACCCTCCACCAGGCTGGAAAGGACACCCCGACATGGATGA
- a CDS encoding M15 family metallopeptidase has protein sequence MFDASQVVLMGDPRVTGIAVADDGSGLVPAPPAVGLHGRKADPAGVFRLMRRPVADRLGTAAASLPDGIHLCLVEAYRPPERQELYFTTYRDKLRAADPTHDDETLNRLASRFVAPPAFAPHVAGAAVDVTLVDNAGVELDLGCPVDANPEVSGGTCYTHHPGVTGHAGAHRKVLIEAMTAAGFVNYPTEWWHWSHGDRYWAFVTGRDVAVHGPMHSGA, from the coding sequence ATGTTTGACGCGTCTCAGGTCGTGCTCATGGGCGACCCGAGAGTGACCGGCATCGCCGTGGCCGACGACGGTTCCGGCCTGGTCCCTGCGCCACCGGCAGTCGGTCTCCACGGCCGCAAAGCGGACCCCGCTGGTGTGTTCCGGTTGATGCGTCGCCCGGTCGCGGATCGACTCGGTACCGCAGCCGCGTCACTTCCAGACGGTATACACCTGTGCCTGGTCGAGGCGTATCGGCCACCGGAACGCCAAGAGCTGTACTTCACCACCTATCGAGACAAGCTCCGCGCAGCCGATCCGACTCATGACGATGAGACTCTGAACCGGCTGGCGAGCAGGTTCGTCGCCCCGCCGGCGTTCGCGCCGCACGTCGCGGGCGCCGCAGTCGACGTCACCCTCGTCGACAACGCCGGCGTCGAGCTGGACCTGGGGTGCCCGGTCGATGCGAACCCGGAGGTCAGCGGCGGCACCTGTTACACCCACCACCCCGGTGTGACCGGGCACGCCGGCGCCCATCGCAAGGTGCTGATCGAGGCAATGACAGCGGCCGGGTTCGTGAACTACCCGACCGAGTGGTGGCACTGGTCGCACGGCGACCGCTACTGGGCATTCGTCACCGGCCGCGACGTCGCCGTGCATGGTCCGATGCACTCTGGTGCCTGA
- a CDS encoding GNAT family N-acetyltransferase yields MADLDGVPWPPAPIRTPRLLLRRPAASDRDGVIELLCSEAATRYLGGPQSRADLSLTLPQGPTGRPGVFTIEANRQFVGTVSFDRRDASRPGHVRASGLEIEVSYAVLPDELGNGYGAEALAGALGWVAQVMPREPVVLCTQTANRASMRVAEQAGFLEVARFEEFDAEQWFGVRQPEGATA; encoded by the coding sequence ATGGCGGACCTTGACGGCGTGCCCTGGCCACCTGCCCCTATCCGGACACCGCGACTGCTCCTGCGCAGACCGGCCGCCTCCGACCGAGACGGCGTCATCGAGCTGCTCTGCTCCGAAGCGGCGACGCGGTACCTGGGCGGACCCCAGTCGCGTGCAGACCTGTCGCTCACGCTCCCCCAAGGCCCTACCGGCAGACCAGGCGTGTTCACCATCGAGGCGAACAGGCAATTCGTCGGAACAGTCTCATTCGACCGCCGCGATGCGAGTCGCCCAGGACACGTCCGCGCCAGCGGGCTCGAGATCGAGGTCAGCTACGCCGTCCTGCCCGACGAATTGGGCAACGGCTACGGCGCGGAGGCTCTCGCGGGCGCCCTGGGCTGGGTCGCGCAGGTAATGCCGCGGGAGCCTGTGGTGCTGTGCACCCAGACCGCGAACCGTGCCTCGATGCGGGTTGCGGAGCAGGCGGGGTTCCTCGAGGTCGCGCGATTCGAAGAATTCGACGCCGAGCAATGGTTCGGTGTCCGTCAACCTGAAGGAGCTACGGCGTGA
- a CDS encoding GNAT family N-acetyltransferase, producing the protein MPEGGRVGLRWVQRDAAGVICGSTGFELSRDRHHALVRSVAVATGRRRGGLESQLATLPLAQAAAAGASRAWLFSRRSGPFWEKLGFEPSNTEHWAEALGETHQVRLFVRTGQLGQEVAWTRSLLHQ; encoded by the coding sequence GTGCCTGAGGGTGGTCGGGTCGGTCTCAGATGGGTCCAACGCGATGCCGCCGGCGTCATCTGCGGGAGCACCGGGTTCGAGCTCAGCCGCGACAGGCACCACGCGTTGGTGCGAAGTGTCGCGGTGGCAACAGGACGGCGCAGAGGAGGGTTGGAGTCGCAGCTGGCTACCCTCCCGCTGGCGCAGGCGGCAGCTGCCGGTGCGTCTCGCGCGTGGCTGTTCTCGCGACGCTCGGGCCCGTTCTGGGAGAAGCTGGGCTTCGAGCCCAGCAACACTGAACATTGGGCTGAGGCTCTCGGCGAGACGCACCAGGTCCGGCTGTTCGTCCGCACTGGCCAGCTGGGCCAGGAGGTGGCGTGGACACGCTCGCTGTTGCACCAATAG
- a CDS encoding DUF4396 domain-containing protein has translation MGSALPDWLTPVAWIYIAASLLSVALIAADIYLLGRCHRSTTTELVWVTSALYLGPFAIPAYLRLGRTSTHHAALHPTTASSTATSAAVAVLPGGGASAVAHLIAVPFVVAVGWTIAGMSMWPMILAIAVLAIAMLAVYERAASRAGRAPAQRGLTVGAAVLAAVVTVVAFDIGMVGWMLVLHFNNMMPAVTEGTFWFLMQVGVIVGLVTGYPAVKWLMSRNQSVVPA, from the coding sequence ATGGGTTCCGCCCTCCCCGACTGGCTCACCCCGGTCGCCTGGATCTACATCGCCGCGTCCCTGCTCAGCGTCGCCCTGATCGCAGCCGACATCTACCTGCTCGGTCGGTGTCACCGCAGCACCACCACCGAGCTGGTGTGGGTCACCTCCGCGCTGTACCTCGGCCCGTTCGCCATCCCGGCCTATCTGCGCCTGGGGCGAACATCGACGCACCACGCAGCCCTCCACCCCACCACGGCCAGCAGTACGGCGACCAGCGCAGCGGTCGCGGTGCTCCCCGGCGGCGGCGCGTCCGCGGTCGCTCACCTCATCGCAGTGCCGTTCGTCGTCGCAGTCGGCTGGACCATCGCCGGGATGTCGATGTGGCCCATGATCTTGGCCATCGCCGTCCTGGCCATCGCGATGCTCGCCGTCTACGAGCGAGCCGCCAGCCGTGCTGGACGCGCGCCTGCCCAACGCGGTCTCACGGTCGGTGCGGCCGTGCTCGCAGCAGTCGTCACCGTGGTCGCTTTCGACATCGGGATGGTCGGCTGGATGCTGGTGTTGCACTTCAACAACATGATGCCCGCGGTCACCGAGGGAACCTTCTGGTTCCTGATGCAGGTGGGCGTCATCGTTGGGCTCGTGACGGGCTACCCGGCGGTGAAGTGGCTGATGAGCCGAAACCAGTCGGTCGTCCCCGCCTGA